In Silene latifolia isolate original U9 population chromosome 3, ASM4854445v1, whole genome shotgun sequence, a single window of DNA contains:
- the LOC141648817 gene encoding uncharacterized protein LOC141648817 has product MEERMKLIEDSMGMMREQNQRIEQLLQGFQNNAMNNRINEEPGNREGIHTNPRNFNFNPKIEFPQFDGKNARNWIKKCNRYFYLCKVPNNQKADLASLYVIGKAEPWVQSYMSIRANVDWNDFAMDLCIRFKEAIDSNVVEEFNKLSQTGSLEDYLDSFEHLKGLMLQRNRLLPDQYFLDSFVGGLKPAVKPFVKAFKPETLSEAVEYARLQEETISATKINKPVLDKPPQPRPNYTNFQTQYRPGQTYQKNDPKNTPAGHNYQKQNTQMTPYRPNYRNRPPLPVDVEERRRKNLCFYCDEQYTAGHVCKGKLYKIQVIPIEEYEDTEGESEEMEEECEMNIEPNITEGVVEEQPLISLNAMAGHNSFQTMRVTGKVRTHSVHILIDSGSTHNFLDEGVARKLGCRLVNTCPLEVSVANGDKIITTKMCKKFTWKLHDVEFFTDVMIVPLGGCEMVLGVQWLASLGPVSWDFDKLRIYFNFRGTKVVLRGIKKGELQWIRGDKLSQACKGGQLFALDVQYKEEEGIGEEVNSIPECIKAVLGEFTDVFAEPDSLPPHRSHDHKIHLNPGTLPINVRPYRYPIIQKNAIEQITKEMLDSGVVRHSQSPFSCPVVLVKKKDGS; this is encoded by the coding sequence ATGGAGGAACGAATGAAATTGATTGAGGATTCCATGGGTATGATGAGGGAACAAAATCAGAGGATTGAGCAGCTTCTTCAGGGTTTTCAGAATAATGCAATGAATAATAGAATCAATGAGGAACCTGGAAATCGTGAAGGTATAcatacaaaccctagaaatttcaattttaaccCTAAGATTGAATTTCCCCAATTTGATGGTAAAAATGCTAGGAATTGGATTAAGAAATGCAACAGATATTTTTATTTGTGTAAAGTACCAAATAACCAAAAAGCAGACCTAGCCTCATTATATGTGATTGGAAAGGCTGAACCTTGGGTTCAATCTTATATGTCAATTAGAGCAAATGTGGATTGGAATGATTTTGCCATGGATTTGTGTATCAGATTTAAAGAAGCCATTGATAGTAATGTGGTGGAAGAATTCAATAAATTGTCACAAACTGGTTCTTTAGAGGATTATCTAGATTCATTTGAACATCTTAAAGGGTTGATGTTACAAAGAAATAGATTATTACCTGATCAGTACTTTTTAGACAGTTTTGTTGGAGGTTTAAAACCTGCTGTTAAACCCTTTGTTAAGGCTTTTAAACCTGAAACATTATCAGAAGCAGTAGAGTATGCTAGGTTGCAGGAAGAAACCATTTCTGCAACCAAGATTAACAAACCCGTGCTTGATAAACCACCTCAACCCAGACCTAATTACACCAATTTTCAGACACAGTACAGACCAGGCCAAACTTACCAGAAAAATGACCCTAAAAATACCCCTGCAGGCCACAACTATCAAAAACAAAACACCCAAATGACCCCTTATAGACCTAACTACAGAAACAGACCCCCCTTGCCTGTAGATGTAGaagaaagaaggaggaagaaCCTTTGTTTTTATTGTGATGAACAATACACTGCAGGACATGTGTGTAAAGGGAAATTGTATAAGATTCAGGTGATCCCAATTGAGGAATATGAGGACACTGAGGGAGAAAGTGAGGAGATGGAAGAAGAGTGTGAAATGAATATAGAACCTAACATCACTGAAGGAGTAGTGGAGGAACAACCCTTGATTTCTTTAAATGCTATGGCTGGACATAACTCTTTTCAGACCATGAGGGTGACAGGGAAGGTGAGAACACATTCAGTGCACATTTTAATAGATTCGGGGAGTACTCATAATTTCTTGGATGAAGGAGTTGCAAGAAAATTAGGGTGTAGGTTGGTGAATACTTGCCCATTGGAAGTTAGTGTAGCAAATGGAGACAAAATCATTACAACCAAAATGTGTAAGAAATTCACTTGGAAGTTGCATGATGTGGAATTCTTTACTGATGTGATGATTGTGCCTCTAGGAGGGTGTGAGATGGTTCTAGGAGTACAATGGTTGGCTTCTTTGGGACCAGTAAGTTGGGATTTTGACAAGTTAAGaatatattttaattttagaGGGACAAAGGTGGTGTTGAGGGGAATTAAAAAGGGAGAGTTACAGTGGATAAGGGGTGATAAACTGTCCCAAGCATGTAAGGGAGGACAGCTATTTGCCTTAGATGTGCAGTACAAGGAGGAAGAAGGAATTGGAGAGGAAGTTAACAGCATTCCTGAGTGCATTAAGGCTGTGTTGGGTGAATTTACTGATGTTTTTGCTGAACCAGATTCCCTACCCCCTCACAGAAGTCATGATCATAAAATCCATTTAAATCCTGGAACCTTACCAATCAATGTGAGACCATATAGATACCCCATCATTCAAAAGAATGCTATTGAACAAATAACCAAAGAAATGTTGGACAGTGGAGTTGTGAGGCATAGCCAGAGTCCTTTCTCCTGCCCTGTGGTTTTGGTTAAAAAGAAGGATGGATCATAG
- the LOC141648815 gene encoding uncharacterized protein LOC141648815: MPNSDSIADDTFQTTNSDLILTKLVSNVFDGTSFNGWKRGMLIALSTKNKLGFVDGSVPKPAANSANSKAWQRCNDLRFRQNSMGLIGRTFWSIKWSTIVWNSEETFRFCARFMDDCVVRGVTKSTKTNFVGPIPTSWTQASPAQRDAWFNNFRQAYAWSPSQERNVRIRYEEVGTRRYRDVIWKVVRRPKEPENMKGDKYEGLIKHTKTPAFQKKSKQASLNKRGGKEDAVNEPTHYAGSRSFWNRMLGRGKKKSQPIATVQNCFTTRIPG; the protein is encoded by the exons ATGCCGAATTCTGATTCGATTGCTGATGATACTTTTCAGACTACTAATTCCGATCTGATTCTAACAAAACTCGTCTCAAATGTCTTCGACGGAACTTCTTTCAATGGCTGGAAGCGTGGAATGCTGATTGCTCTTTCAACGAAGAACAAGCTAGGGTTCGTCGATGGAAGTGTTCCAAAACCTGCTGCAAATTCTGCAAATTCCAAGGCTTGGCAACGATGTAACGATCTG CGATTCCGCCAAAACAGCATGGGATTAATTGGAAGAACGTTTTGGTCAATCAAATGGAGCACAATTGTATGGAACTCAGAAGAAACTTTCAGATTTTGCGCAAG gtttatggacgattgcgtggtacgaggtgtcacgaaaagcacgaagactaatttcgtgggtccaattccgacatcgtggacacaagcttctccTGCACAAAGAGatgcgtggttcaataactttcgg caagcatatgcttggtcaccgtctcaagaacggaatgtccgtatcaggtacgaggaagtcggtactcgacgatatcgggacgtgatttggaaggtagttaggcgcccaaaggaaccagaGAACATGAAAG gtgacaagtatgaaggcttaataaagcataccaaaactcccgcttttcagaagaagtctaagcaagcatccctcaacaaaagaggaggaaaggaagacgccgtgaacgagcctactcattacgcgggttcacgatcgttctggaatcgtatgttgggg agaggaaagaagaagtcacagCCGATTGCGACGGTGCAGAACTGTTTTACGACACGCATTccgggttga
- the LOC141648816 gene encoding uncharacterized protein LOC141648816 has protein sequence MDRIQALCRNFLWEGSESYSKAPLVSWKIICLPTKAGGLGVIDSRIWNIAAVGKLVWWIASKKDLLWIKWIDKIYLKGREWFDYQPNANSSWAWRQVCMVKDKFASGYRNGQWQLQNGHYSIGNGYNWLRQDNLTKVPWFSSVWSRLNTPKHVFNAWLIKHGRLLTMDRLHKMGITDRMTCYLCGTHDEDHAHLIEKCSYTRRCYERMRAWIGALGNGFGSTEQMMKIRHCSGFLRKLLCSLVIAMHYHIWFARNACRVEYKVIHPSFLVKTVIEDGRLALLKYQYYHMSQNDREWCISRGLM, from the coding sequence ATGGATAGGATACAAGCTCTATGCAGAAATTTCCTATGGGAGGGATCTGAAAGCTACTCTAAGGCACCTCTTGTCTCTTGGAAGATTATTTGCCTTCCTACTAAGGCTGGTGGTTTGGGTGTCATAGACAGCAGGATTTGGAATATTGCAGCTGTGGGGAAATTAGTATGGTGGATAGCTTCAAAGAAGGACCTTCTCTGGATTAAATGGATTGATAAGATCTATTTGAAGGGGAGAGAGTGGTTTGACTACCAGCCAAATGCTAACAGTTCCTGGGCATGGCGACAGGTATGCATGGTGAAGGATAAATTTGCATCAGGTTACAGGAATGGACAATGGCAGCTTCAGAATGGTCATTATTCCATTGGGAATGGATATAATTGGTTGAGGCAAGATAATCTGACGAAAGTACCATGGTTCAGCAGTGTCTGGAGTAGACTTAACACTCCCAAACATGTCTTCAATGCGTGGCTTATCAAACATGGCAGGCTCCTTACTATGGATAGGCTGCATAAAATGGGTATCACTGATCGTATGACTTGTTACTTGTGTGGAACGCATGATGAGGATCATGCTCATTTGATTGAAAAATGTAGTTATACTCGCAGATGTTATGAAAGGATGCGGGCATGGATTGGCGCATTGGGCAATGGTTTTGGGTCCACTGAACAAATGATGAAGATCAGGCATTGCTCTGGATTCCTGAGGAAGCTCTTATGCTCGTTGGTGATTGCTATGCATTATCATATTTGGTTCGCTCGTAATGCTTGCCGTGTGGAGTACAAGGTGATACACCCAAGTTTTCTAGTTAAAACAGTTATCGAAGATGGCAGACTAGCATTGCTAAAATATCAATATTATCATATGTCGCAAAATGATAGGGAGTGGTGCATATCTAGAGGATTAATGTAA